From the Vicia villosa cultivar HV-30 ecotype Madison, WI unplaced genomic scaffold, Vvil1.0 ctg.001682F_1_1, whole genome shotgun sequence genome, the window aaacaaattgaaacaacatgggggcccttctttatacaagcggtcaaaatgcttagggcgaagcatatgacttatcgaaacaagaaaattacatctccataaaagtgactctggggacgtccaagatagtccaattgttgagctcctgtccaggcgcagcatggcaaatgaatctggagagatcttcttcatcatcatcatccacggcgagaacctgacttccaggactggtgcttgcactgacgaacacttgagaaatggggggaatcaccttctttccaggaattatgctgagttgagtagaggaagatggttgatacccaaggccatacttgtctcgcttctcatgaatatcaatcagcttgccccaggcactacgGGGAGTACCAGcctctaagaaggccttagcatcattcagagacgagaggggtgctccgagttccttcttattttcaaccacagggagtttatcaaccgacacaatctctaaggcctgaaaaggtgtctcttgtatctctccctccacttcaacataacggtacgacgccagattattgacaatcaaatcctcttcaccagtgatcacaacaatcttgtcattcacaacaaatttcaaacactgatggagggtagatgtcacagccccagcagcatggatccaaggacgacccaagaggcaagtgtatgaaggacttatatccatgacatagaaagcaatatagaacatgtgagggccaatcaaaacaggcagatcaatttccccttctacggaccttctggagccatcaaacgctctgacactcatagtgcatggtctcatcataatcccatccatactcagcttaaacaaagtagtcttgggcatcacattaagagaagaaccagtatcaatcagaactcgagacaacacagcatccagacacttgacggagatatgcaacgctttgttgtgtgctctaccctcagatggaagctcatcatcagaaaaacccagacaattaccagcagcaatgttggtcacaaccccttcaaactgaggcacggtaatgtcttgagttacatgagcggaagccagaaccttcatcagagcatcacgatgagcttcggaatgcaccaagagagacaagatggagatcttggcctgggtctgatcaagttggtcaatcactttgtaatcacttttcttaatgattttcaagagttgctcggcatcttgtgcattacgtgtcacaggaggatcaacagcaacttgctttccttttgcttgtgtactagcctctttattggtctctttaggaagcggaggaggggcagcaaagatccgaccactacgggtaatgccactagtgccagtaatattagtgatgctcgaattacccactggaggacaatcatatttcttccctcgaatatacacggcattataactccaaggaacagccttagaatcattcacaggagagggaatAATAGACGAGGTTGAAGAAGCCGAAGGAACATTTGGGACCTGAATAACCAAAggagtcctcggagcctgaatgaccaagggagtactcggagcgcgaatgaccaaaggagtactctgattctttgacacctcagcaggatggtaaggtatctctagagtagccacatcttcgacaggaacgaccctttccactctaagaacaccttcatccattagtttctgaatttcttctttcaacctagtgcattcctcagggttagaagaacattgcaaacaataatcatgtagttcacacaaaaccttttgttgcataagatattctctgacaactgctagcggcatccttacctcattaacatcactcactaggatctgatcatcacataactcaatagcattggtcgcaccggcatggggaggcataggattattctgcacattaggaccagtaggagtgaacgagatgagcttgccatcgagaagatcctggactttCCACTTGAATGCCCTGCATTTCTCAATTGTGTGGCCGGGAGCCCCAAAATGAAATTCACAATGAGCATTCGCATCATACCCAGGAGGAAGAGGGTCGGGTGGAGGACCCATCTCGCGGAGTTGCACTAATTGACCAGCAAGTAATTGGGGAAGAAGCTGAGCATACGGCATtggaaccggatctatacgcctgtcagggtatctttgcctctgtggacctctttgaccttgaggcctaggattctgttggcgattctgagaaacagcagcttgttgttgtggtacgaaaggctgttggggtgccatccatggttgtggaagagcagcagcatatgcctgagggacatatggaccaggaacagcataaggcatcggataataaggaggcggaacagcagaatatgcaggagttcggctttggtcaacagaagcggtactagtctcaccttccttcttcttcacaaacccagaatatggcttcttaccattaccacttgagttgctaggattagtaacaccttgaatggtaccagctttgacacagttctcaaccctctcaccaatgatgaccacatccgaaaaggaaggagaagtattactaaccatgtgctgaagatacggccctttcagagtccccataaacagatcaatcaactcgcggtccaaaagaggaggttggacacgggacgcaagttcacgccacctctgggcgtattctttaaaagactcctcagatttctgtgacatattttgcagctgggcacggctgggagccatagcagtattgtagtggtattgtttcaagaaggcgtcgacaagttgtccccaagtactgacattagacctctcaagCTTCATGTACCattccaacggggctccagtgagactatcctgaaaaAAATGCATCAGCAGAGGCTCGTTCTCACCATGAgcagccatcttacggcagtaggaacgaatgtgagtctctggacaggtgactcccttgtatttgtcaaaatctggcactttgaacttcgggggaataacaatcccaggtaccaggcacatagcagcagtgtcgaaactcgaagttttagcaacctcaacagccttaaggcgttcttcgagagcttggtacatcttagcagtctcagtcaactcagcagtaagatcatgttcaagatcaataacctcatggtggtcgtccactactttCAGTGTCTCATTAACAGGGGTttctttagttttcacccctccgtcagcagaattggtaggagtatctttgaccaaactagcgacactctttctgagttcatcctgtccttgaacaacggcatggagagtctccataagttgggccattctttcccccataacatccatatccctacggagggcagcttgattctgttcaaattgttccatgattctctcgttgctcctggtgcggtaaggatgtaagaaagtcagcttcgtcgtcgggaaagaaatctgttgctgaaaaggaccccaattagtttcttgtgcCATAtcctgaaaaatgcaatgtgataatgtgaatgtatgagtgcatgtgtgcatatgatgtgtTGTGTCATTTCCAGGGTATCCAAAGTAAGATTGATAGTCAAGAACAAATAACAACGTGACGAGAGAGATATTAAGTGAAAACTGAAAgcaattcatttcattcataataGCCCCCTAAGGCGAGTGGGTTCAAACACAAATAACAATGTTCAAATACAAAGAGCAAtagagaccccatccaacaaatcTGGTGGTGATCTACAAACAAAATTCAATTATCAATTCATCTCAATGTAGAACAAAGGCCCTCCTTGTCTGAAATGGGCATCACTCCACTTCTTTGTTTCGTCAAATAGCTTCTTAGTAGCCTCCCGATCTCTTCCTTTGACAAGGCTTTGGATCACTTCATCCTTTTGGAATAACTGTGTGTCTAGATTCTTGCAGCAATCCCTAAGTTCGTCACACCCTTTGCATTCTGGGATATAGGTCTTCTCAAGTGCATTTGCTTCACTCATCATTTGGTCTCTGagcttgacattctcttcagctagtcgggcggtgcggaggtgacttcctttcagttggGTCTCAAGTGCTATTCTCTgagtggtctcttcttccagtttcttcttCATGGTCCTCAACTCATACTTGGTTTCTTTCTCCAGTCGGAGCTTGTGGGCTTTCAGGTCTTCTTGATACTCTCGTCTGAGcttctctttttcttcctttatAGCCTTTTCTATAACCTTTTGAGGGTCTTCAGTAGAAGCAACAACAACTTTCCCGTCCTTTTCAGTTCTAACTCTCTTCCTGGCTTGAGAAGACTCTCCTTTGAGAGTTTTAAGTTCACGGGCCAGTTCATTCTTTGTCTGTTTAAGGAAATAGCGCTTCAAATCCATATCCCTATCTTTCTCTTTCAGTCTCAAATTGGCGACGCGGACCTGGTCAAAACGTTCTCTTGATACCATAGTCTCTGATATCTTCGGAGGTTGTGCATACAAGAGAGGAACTTCCGGGAATGGTAACAAAAGTGTCTTGACTCTCTTCTTAACCCAATCGGTATAGGGCTCCATAGCAATGGCATTCTTGGCTCCCAGAGTGGATCTCTCACCTATATGAATGTTATTCCAGGCCTTCCTGATTTCCTCAAGCGCTATAGGGTCGGCTCCCTTCTCAAAGTATACGGATTGGTAAATCTCCCTATCCGAAGGCCCACTCTTCATGGTATAGCCCAACTGACGAAGAGCTAGAACTGGGTTGTAGTTAATACATCCTCTTGTCCCAATGAGCGGGACGTTACCAAAGTTTCCGCACCTGATAATGACTTCAGATATGCCTGTTCGGAATTGATACCATACGATGTCGTTTGCAGTAAGTCCCATGATTCTCTGAGACCATTTCTGAGTAGAGGTAACAAACGGACCACTAGCAGGCAAGTGAGATTTGAACCATTTATATAACAGCGGCAAGCAACCTCGAATAGCCCCCCTTTTACCATGCCGAGAGTGAATAGAATAATACGTGTCAGCCAATAGGGTGGGTATTGGATTCTTGTCCATAAAAAGACATATAGCAGCCAAGtcaacgaacttgtgaatgttgGGAAACATCACAATTCCATAGATTAGAGCGGCCAAAATAGCATTGAAAGCCTCCCATATTCCTTTGTCGGCAAATTCTTGAGCTTTTTCAACCAGGAAACTCATGTAGAAGCCATGTGTATCACCCTTCTTCTTCCAGTTATCATGAACATCTCccaagctcaaataaagagcgttggcaatgtAATCCAACCTAGGTTTCTCTGGGACACAAACAAAAGGCACTCTGTGTCGAATCTTGATGTTGAGGAGGCAAGAGTACTCTTCGAGAGTGGGAGCTAGCTGATAATCTGAAAATGTGAAACAACGGATATCTGGGTCgtagaactgaagaagagtagatAAGGCCCATTCGTCGACACGCGAGTACAGAAGAGATAATATGTTGCCATAGTTGTCACTGAACACTGTTTCATTATGACCAGTGACCAATTCACCCAATTGTCCCAATTGAACCATACCCTCGCGATGGAAAGTATAAGTGTGTGTGCGCCTTGTAGCCCCTTGATTGACGGTCACGTTGTTATCCATTCTTGACAGAGATTGATATTTtctggataccctgaaaaatgacATGCAAATGAGAATTaacgtttttcttttctttcttttctttcttttctttcttttcttttttttttttgaaatgtaaacatgctatgatgaaaatgatgcagaTTGGGTCCCCACGACATAGAGGGACCAAGGCAATAGTTCTGAGCAAGAAGATATcataggatcaaaggtccggcatagatCAGAGAACCAGAAGAACCATAATCATCAACGGAACCAAATGGTCAACAACCAGAACCAactagtcaccaacagaaccaaatagtcaccaacggtacctgtcatgtatatccctccccactcacgggtgtagtctaggtcagggtaggtcaaaatggcaaccagcgttatcagtcctcctgaggcaccaatgttgttgcatctacatgccaacaatgataccccatttggacctcgactgggcgtgggtctcatgatcgcactagacaagacctgacatctcatcggcgtcatgactatccactctatcctaggtatcctatgtgtcactctggcctgggtattgggccttttacctcatagaacatcccacccaacctgcaaaacagaacagaagaccccaaggaacacagaatataatccatatgcatgatgtgcaaacagaaataaacatgatatgcaagcagaaaaaataaacatgcaaacatatatacaaggtatagacatgaaaacaaataaacacccagtaaataaacaaacaaacgcaggctaggatcgactcgctatggatggaccagcaacaggtctagcaacttccccagcagagtcgccagctgtcgcacgctcgcgaaaaaagaacagagtcgccaccaatatattcatcccataagggaaaggaataccagaaaacctaacaaaggaaggaacagggtcttgcgaccagagaatcaaggtacggaagtcggttacgcaaggggaaggtattagcacccctcgcgcccatcgtactcgatggtatccacctatgtttgtttctatctaatgggtgtgtactatgtctatgtttaaatgcgaaatgaatgcaaaatgtagggaaaagaaggaattgtactcgcacgggccctaccccgctgcctacgtatccttttcaggaatcagagttaccgtagctcggctaaagattttctgtttgtttttgtgttttttagttgggcggagtcaacgctcacgctcttgcacaaggggacagcctaggatgcaatggagcggagataacttgcccttagaaaggagaaaaagagattggtttgtatcttttaagggtaattccatgatgacgagaacccactacaaggtctcgcaccacttcctcacttttgttttaagtctgaacatttattaggttttttgaagtgtttttggttggtgttttttatggggatttaatttgtgacttagatcataccagaagagtttttgtttgtttttgaatatttagagaacgcacatcgaggcctacgccacaatcgtttctctaaataacggttaagaaatacatcgaggcttcacacctcaatcatttcttctccgctaagtaaaagagatacaaaaagaattttttatgaatatttagagaatgcacatcgaggcctacgccacaatcgtttctctaaataacggttaagaaatacaccgaggcttcacacctcaatcatttcttctccgttaagtaggaaagaacgtacatcgaggcctacgcctcgatcatttctttcctactctgaaataaagcaacggtatgatcttcatcgatttttattaagtattttaaggttgaaaaaggaaaagaatgcgatagggaactatttctaaattctagtctaagttgtctatacaagggactcaaaataatagaaaccatacaattattaacaaaaaccatacatggaataggtaaaggaaaatcaatatgcgacaaataaaattgagaattatagcaaccaaatgatactcacaagcacacatacatccattaattctatacaaaaatcaagactaaaactaaatcctaagtctattagagaattatttacaaagaaatatcaaaaacaaagaaactcacACATATTGTGGAGAAAAAGATTATTAAAAGgactaaaaaaacaacaaaaatctatgaCAATCACTTATCGCCCTAAAATATCTAAacaatttttatgcattttttatttgagttaaaattgttattgtgaattaaaagtcaagaagaaaacaaaattaaaaagaaaactaGATTTTAAACTGCAAGGGGGTGCATCAGTAACCTTTTTAATGAACTACGATCAGTCAAAACAGAAAATTGGGCCTGTTCCCGGGGGGTGGAAAGAGCAAAACTCTCCAGGCCCAATAGCAAGGGATGGTGGTGCGCTAACATTAGTATGGTGCAGTTCCAGGAATGGTATAAGGCCCCAAG encodes:
- the LOC131636271 gene encoding uncharacterized protein LOC131636271, with amino-acid sequence MDNNVTVNQGATRRTHTYTFHREGMVQLGQLGELVTGHNETVFSDNYGNILSLLYSRVDEWALSTLLQFYDPDIRCFTFSDYQLAPTLEEYSCLLNIKIRHRVPFVCVPEKPRLDYIANALYLSLGDVHDNWKKKGDTHGFYMSFLVEKAQEFADKGIWEAFNAILAALIYGIVMFPNIHKFVDLAAICLFMDKNPIPTLLADTYYSIHSRHGKRGAIRGCLPLLYKWFKSHLPASGPFVTSTQKWSQRIMGLTANDIVWYQFRTGISEVIIRCGNFGNVPLIGTRGCINYNPVLALRQLGYTMKSGPSDREIYQSVYFEKGADPIALEEIRKAWNNIHIGERSTLGAKNAIAMEPYTDWVKKRVKTLLLPFPEVPLLYAQPPKISETMVSRERFDQVRVANLRLKEKDRDMDLKRYFLKQTKNELARELKTLKGESSQARKRVRTEKDGKVVVASTEDPQKVIEKAIKEEKEKLRREYQEDLKAHKLRLEKETKSPPDLLDGVSIALCI